The nucleotide window CCTCCAACTTACCCCCGGGTAAGTTCCTTACCCAGGGGCAAGCCAATGTCCCAACCGGGATGTTCCAGGAATGCAGAAGACGTAAGGAACCCTACTATCAATCAGAGTGTCCCAAAATGGACCCGAAATGAGGGGGAGTAAAAGATTCCAAGAGGCAGGAGGTTTCACCACTCCTCCTCTTCCTCGATAAGGCCGTACTTCTCCAGCTCACGGAGGAGCTTTCTGACGGCTTCCCAGGCGTCGTGCTCGCTCTTTGCACCGGAGCAGACTATCTTTCCGGAGGAGAAGAGCAGTATTACCGCCCTCGGCTCCTTAACGCGGTAGATGACGCCGGGGAACTGCTCCGGCTCGTACTCACAGTTGGGAAGGCTCAATGCAACTGCATCGAGGTTGAACTCCATGCCTATGTCGCCGCTGAAGACCATGTTCTGAATGTCTATCTGCGGGGCGCGGCCGAACTTGGCGCCTATCTTCTTGAGCATCTGGATGAGCTTGTTGACGGCGCGCTCTATATCCTCAACGCTTTTAGCCCCGGTGACGACGAGCTTGCCGGAACTGAATATCAGAAGAGCAACCTTGGGCTCCTCGAAGCGGCAGATTATGCCGGGGAACTCCTCGGGGTTGTACTTGGAGTTGGGGCAGATTTCAATGACCTTCTCAAGGTTGAGCTGGGTGAATAAGTCCACAGAAGCAACAATATTCTCAATCCTGAGCTTTACATTGCTCATGTCTACCAAGGCTTACACCTCCGGATGGTGGGTTTAAAAACCCTTTATAAATGAGGCGAGTTGAGTTTTTAAAGGTTTAGGTCACGATGGCCAGGGGGCGGAGAATGCACACAAGTGTTCAGGCAGGGGTTGAAAATTTCTTAAGTGCAGGTAACTAAAAATCAAGAAGGCTTAAAAGGTGTTGGGCAGAGCTGGGGGTGGTGAGACCATGAGAAACACGATGGTTTTAGTAAGGACCGACAACTTTCAGAAGGCCAGCATCGCTCTGGCTGACCTGGTGCGCTACGGAGGAATGCAGATACGCGGCGACCCGAGGATAATTCCCCCCGCCCTCTCCGACTGGGCCTTTGAGAAGATAAGCGGCGAGAAGCCGAGAAGGCGCTTCAGGGCCCACGTGATCGCCCAGATAGACCTCGCGCCGGCGAAGGCAATAGGCAGGCTTATGGAAATACATCCACCCGCGCACGTTCTTGTGATTCCCCCCGATACCGAAGTCTGGGAAGAGATAATGCGGCTCTGGAGAACTTTTGAGAAGCTTAAAGGCTTCCACCCGCCGAAGAGGACCAGGGCAGAGGAACTGAGGAAGAAGAGGGAGAGGGAAGAGGAGGAGTGGGAGTTCGAGGAGTTTTAAGGAAGAACATTTAGTCCTTCTTTCTCTCCCGCGTTTTTAAGGTCGTTATCCAGCGTTCCAAGGTTGCTGACCTCAAAGACAATGCACGTTGCTAGTATTATTGCGTCGTTTGAAAGTAGGTTGTGCCTTCGCATGAGCTCATAGGACAACTCAAGAACCTCATCGTCGGTGGGGAGTACATGGAACTGCTCGATAAAATCTTTTGGTTCCTCAGGCAGTACGACGTTGTTGATTTTACCCTGTTTCTTAACTGTAAACGGCGATACTCCAGTCTTAAGGGCAATGTAATGAAAGATAAACTCGCTGAACACGATGTCGTTAATAACTGGAATCAGGTCGGACTTAAGAAGTTCTTCAAAGAGGGAAATTGCAAGGGGATTGCCCTTTAAGCCCTCGATCAGAACGGAAGAAAATGAACTCACTGGAGGTACCATTCCCCTTCATTTATATCCCCCTCAAATCTGCCGAGGTACTTGGAGAGCACAGCCTTTCTCAATCCTTTACCCATCTCGCGCTCGATTAAAATCCTTATCTTTCGCTCGATGAGACGCTCCATGCCGGGGGAACCCTCACGACTATTTCTCCCACTCTGGCCACCTGATTAAAATATGTCAACAAGAGAATTTAAGTTTTTGTCAGTCTCCGGTGGAGATAGTGAACACACCCTTCAGGGCCCCTCCAAATTTCTCGTCTGCTTTGGACACGTTTCCATTTTTCAGACATTCCATGTTGTAAGCGATTACAAAGAGCTTTCTTCCATCGAAAAACTCAAAATCCAAAGGTCCGTCCGAGAGTCCCTGATTATAAGTTGAGCTGGAGGGAACTATAATAACCGCTGGCGGTTTTGAGTCTCTCTCGCATTGATTATCAGGATGCCATCCCCAAATTCTTGAATAAACGTAGAGCTGACGAACGATATCTGGCTTAATTTCGATCTTTGTTTTTCCATTCTTATCAGTCTCGACAAGTTTCGTGTATTTAGCATCCAATATTACGGACCAATCCTCCAGATGAAGAATGTAGTCCGGATACTGGTTCTTAAGAGAAACTTCTGGGGGCTTACTATTAAACAGCTTCCTTCTGTTTTCGGAATCTTTGTTGGTTGTGAGTTTATATCCGCGCTCTTCTGCATACCAGGATAAAACCCTCACAATGTACAGCTCAAACAGTCTGTTCATATCGACGAAAAAGCCAGTAACTTCCCGTCTTCTCCCTTCGCCGCTTGCAGGCATGAACAAAAGTTTGGCCAGCTCAAAGGGCTTCCTGAACCTTTCGTTTAGCCTTGTGAAATGAACGCGCTCAAAATGTTCCCTCGTAGGATGGATTAAGGTAACTCCCTCAAAGGCAAGCATCAAATTTCCAAGCAGCTTTTTGTTGATGCTCCACGTTGTTGTCCCCATGGCTTTCCTGATGGAGAAGTGGAATACCCTGTTGAGAAGGTTGTCCTCGATGAGCTCATGAACTTCAACGCTGAAAGTGTTCAACTGGTGTGGGAGCTTTCGTATCTGTCTGCTCAACAGGAGTTTTCCTCTAAGGAAATCCTCGTTGCTTTGAAGTTCAACATACTCCCTGTGATAACCCCTCTGAACTTCCTCCCAGAGACTTTTGGCAAAGAGATATATGAAAACCTCGTGGAGGCTTGGTCGAAGCTTCCTCCCATAAAGGTAGGCCAAATTGTAATCCCTGATTTTTAAGCCATATGCTCTGTCAAGCATTCGTATAAAGGCCAGCAAAGATTTCCATGTCTCCTCCCGTGTTTGTTCGCCCTCCTTTGGCTCAAAAACCTTTGGAAGAATCTGGATGAAAACGTTGCCGATGGCGGCAAAGCCAACGTAGTGGCGTGCTTTAATTTTGTTGGCATAGACCTCCACGACGCCTTTGCTCTCGTCAATCTCATTCTCGCTATCCAAGTTGTCCTCGGATTTGTCAATTCGTTTGAAGTCCTTTCTAAACTGGAGATTCAGCTTAATGAGGGCATCCTGGATGGTCTTTTTGTCTCCGCTGATATCTTTGTATCTCATTGTCCCATGTTCGTAGAGCGTTATTGTGATAGGACCAGGCATATGAATTCAACTCCATCAATCTGATGGCTGACTGCTTTCTGTTGAGTTCTCAGCCTCTCTCATAGCTTGGTTGTTATCTGAAGAGTTCTCTCTGTCCATTACTCTCTTTAGTGCATTGACAAAATCATTCCCTTCAAGGACTTTCAGCTGATATGCCTTCTCCCCATTTGGTCCAGTGACATTATCAAGCTTTTCAAAGAACACGTTCCCAGAATCTCTGCCTCCTTCATTCAGAACCCACTTTATTGTCTCCCAGTCGTTGTAGAAGTACTCCATGAGGAGCGGGAGCACTTCGTAGTACCAGACTCGCTTGAGATCCTCAACGGTCTCTACGTTCAGGAAGTAGCTGTGGCCTATCCGGTGGTCGCGGTCTTTGACCGCAGTAATACGGTCGTTGGTGGCTTTCAACAGTTCGGCGAGATTGATACCTTCAATAGTCCTTAGTTTCTCAGGGTCTGGCTCGACTTCAATGAAGGCGAACCTTCTCCTCAGGGCAACGTCGAGTAAAGCGATGCTCCTGTCGGCGGTGTTCATCGTGCCGATGATGTAAAGGTTCGGCGGAACCGCAAAGGGTTCACCCGAGTATGGTAACCTAACGATAAGCTGGTTGTCACCGCCGAGGCGCTTGTCCTTTTCGAGGAGGGTTATCAGTTCGCCAAGAATTTTGCTGATGTTTCCGCGGTTAATCTCGTCGACGATGAGGTAGAATTTAGGTGCGTTGGAGAAGTCAATGACTTTTTTAGACCTGATATGCTCGACGACACGTTTTTTGATTCCCTCATAGTTATCCTCTGCGTTGAGTACTCCACGTAGCGCCTGATAGACCGCAAAATAATATGAACCCGAGCCAGTATCCCCAATGATGGAGGTTACCTCAGGAATAGTCCGCACTTCCCCATGCTCCCAAAGAAGCCGGAGGTTTTTCGTTGAAATATAGTGTTCGTTGTTTCCATTTTCAGGCTTTATGAACAGACCGCCCTCTGTAAACCTGACAACCCTGAATTCATTACCAGTCTTCGTTTTGAGAGAACTTCCCCCAGGGTAAGTCTCCTTGAAAAGATGCCACGCATTTTCGAAATCTCGAACAATTGCACTCCATATAGCTTTGATTGCCATCTTCTTGAATATTCCATCCTCGACTTCATACCTGATATTCCCTCCCTTGTCAGTCTTCGGCCTGAACCCTTCAATGAACTCCTCGTAGCTGTAGGACTGGTGGAAGGTTATTAACTCCCAGCGGTTTCCGGGCTTGTTTTCGCCAGTTTTTTCAACGACATAGTTGCGGGCTATGTACGTTTTGCCCGTTCCAGGTGGACCGTAGAGGATTACCTGACCTTTTTTGGGGAGGAGTTCATCAAGCTGTCGCGTTATCTTTCCATTAACATTCCCATTGTTTTCCATACAACATTCCTCCCGGCATTTTGAAAGGTAAAACCCCGCCTCAAGGGCGTATTTTATGCCAAGCCCCTCCTTGACCGAGTTTATACCTTTAATCAGCCACACCGCTTTATCTATCTCCCAATTTCCACCAACGATAGGGCTGCTATCTCCAAACAGGACTTTCCTCACTTTTTCTCCGATAACATGTTTCCCTATCGGGATAAATACCTCAGGATTAGCCAGTGCGAGATACGTGAAAATCCCCGAAAGCCCAATGCCTCGGTATCTAGTTCTGATTTCTGTGATGTCGTTTTTAAGTTCGAGAAAATCAACGGTCTCCAAGGCATGGTACCTAGAAAGTAATGCCATGACACTTTTGTTTTTGAGAACCTTCTGTAACTGAGGAATATCGAAAAATCTCCCAGTTCCTATTTTAGAGTTAATTTTTCTGAC belongs to Thermococcus camini and includes:
- a CDS encoding type II toxin-antitoxin system VapC family toxin, producing the protein MVPPVSSFSSVLIEGLKGNPLAISLFEELLKSDLIPVINDIVFSEFIFHYIALKTGVSPFTVKKQGKINNVVLPEEPKDFIEQFHVLPTDDEVLELSYELMRRHNLLSNDAIILATCIVFEVSNLGTLDNDLKNAGEKEGLNVLP
- a CDS encoding McrC family protein yields the protein MPGPITITLYEHGTMRYKDISGDKKTIQDALIKLNLQFRKDFKRIDKSEDNLDSENEIDESKGVVEVYANKIKARHYVGFAAIGNVFIQILPKVFEPKEGEQTREETWKSLLAFIRMLDRAYGLKIRDYNLAYLYGRKLRPSLHEVFIYLFAKSLWEEVQRGYHREYVELQSNEDFLRGKLLLSRQIRKLPHQLNTFSVEVHELIEDNLLNRVFHFSIRKAMGTTTWSINKKLLGNLMLAFEGVTLIHPTREHFERVHFTRLNERFRKPFELAKLLFMPASGEGRRREVTGFFVDMNRLFELYIVRVLSWYAEERGYKLTTNKDSENRRKLFNSKPPEVSLKNQYPDYILHLEDWSVILDAKYTKLVETDKNGKTKIEIKPDIVRQLYVYSRIWGWHPDNQCERDSKPPAVIIVPSSSTYNQGLSDGPLDFEFFDGRKLFVIAYNMECLKNGNVSKADEKFGGALKGVFTISTGD
- a CDS encoding TATA-box-binding protein, with protein sequence MVDMSNVKLRIENIVASVDLFTQLNLEKVIEICPNSKYNPEEFPGIICRFEEPKVALLIFSSGKLVVTGAKSVEDIERAVNKLIQMLKKIGAKFGRAPQIDIQNMVFSGDIGMEFNLDAVALSLPNCEYEPEQFPGVIYRVKEPRAVILLFSSGKIVCSGAKSEHDAWEAVRKLLRELEKYGLIEEEEEW
- a CDS encoding McrB family protein, yielding MSMEEKLNTLLHCLKEKHRDEWQRKEGEILHRIKEVKERIESGRFDPDEIAMTVRKINSKIGTGRFFDIPQLQKVLKNKSVMALLSRYHALETVDFLELKNDITEIRTRYRGIGLSGIFTYLALANPEVFIPIGKHVIGEKVRKVLFGDSSPIVGGNWEIDKAVWLIKGINSVKEGLGIKYALEAGFYLSKCREECCMENNGNVNGKITRQLDELLPKKGQVILYGPPGTGKTYIARNYVVEKTGENKPGNRWELITFHQSYSYEEFIEGFRPKTDKGGNIRYEVEDGIFKKMAIKAIWSAIVRDFENAWHLFKETYPGGSSLKTKTGNEFRVVRFTEGGLFIKPENGNNEHYISTKNLRLLWEHGEVRTIPEVTSIIGDTGSGSYYFAVYQALRGVLNAEDNYEGIKKRVVEHIRSKKVIDFSNAPKFYLIVDEINRGNISKILGELITLLEKDKRLGGDNQLIVRLPYSGEPFAVPPNLYIIGTMNTADRSIALLDVALRRRFAFIEVEPDPEKLRTIEGINLAELLKATNDRITAVKDRDHRIGHSYFLNVETVEDLKRVWYYEVLPLLMEYFYNDWETIKWVLNEGGRDSGNVFFEKLDNVTGPNGEKAYQLKVLEGNDFVNALKRVMDRENSSDNNQAMREAENSTESSQPSD
- a CDS encoding DUF356 domain-containing protein, whose product is MRNTMVLVRTDNFQKASIALADLVRYGGMQIRGDPRIIPPALSDWAFEKISGEKPRRRFRAHVIAQIDLAPAKAIGRLMEIHPPAHVLVIPPDTEVWEEIMRLWRTFEKLKGFHPPKRTRAEELRKKREREEEEWEFEEF